The following are from one region of the Ignavibacteriota bacterium genome:
- a CDS encoding energy transducer TonB: MPQPIGGLQGIQKLIQYPEIAKRAGIQGKVFVKAFIDENGNVISAEVVKGIGGGCDEAALDAIFKTKFTPGKQRGKPVKVQVTVSVLFQL; this comes from the coding sequence ATGCCTCAACCGATTGGTGGTCTTCAGGGGATTCAAAAATTAATTCAGTATCCTGAAATCGCAAAACGAGCCGGGATTCAGGGAAAAGTATTTGTCAAAGCATTCATCGATGAAAATGGAAATGTGATTAGTGCTGAAGTTGTAAAAGGAATTGGTGGTGGATGTGATGAAGCTGCACTTGATGCTATTTTTAAAACTAAGTTTACTCCAGGTAAACAACGGGGAAAACCAGTCAAGGTACAAGTTACAGTCTCAGTATTGTTTCAACTTTAA
- the alaS gene encoding alanine--tRNA ligase, whose protein sequence is MTSNEIRNQFLNFFKDKDHKIVHSSPVVPFDDPTLLFTNAGMNQFKDVFLGKGKRDYTRAVDTQKCIRVSGKHNDLEEVGHDTYHHTFFEMLGNWSFGDYYKAEAIEWAWELLTKIWKLPKERLWATVYKDDDEAFNLWKTKTDINPKHILKFGEKDNFWEMGDTGPCGPCSEIHINVGDDFENPEYVNAGTPECIEIWNLVFIQYNRDENAKLHELPAKHVDTGMGFERICAVLQKTNSNYDTDIFYPIIEEIIKLSKIKIEKDLYAEAKEKSEEIKIATRVIADHIRSLTFAIADGAVPGNEGRGYVLRRILRRAARYGRKINLNEPFLYQIVDVLVQTMGDVFPEIKEKKDYVKKVIKGEEESFNATLDRGIELFEEIIEKLNKKKEKQIPGEDVFRLYDTFGFPVDLTNIMAVEKGFSIDEVKFNELMNQQKDRAREATKEKFASVNVALNDTKGFQFSSNQPTEFTGYDELESHSKITGLRRDGNTELIILDKSPFYVEAGGQVDDKGLLITKENKFSVIDLLKVENKIVHVIENDPGKILQPEIELTAEVDSKHRWDVMRNHSVTHFLHASLRKILGNHVQQAGSYVGPDHLRFDFTHFTKPSPEELRDIEILVNEQLRRNLPMIHHRNIPFDEAKKMGALMFFGDKYGDKVNVVQFGDFSMEFCGGTHVKNSSEIGLFKITSEASVASGVRRIEAVTGAGVEKYIQSQLEHMKQFSHRIDELLDTKKKMEKEISDLRLKEKLGQLDHILSLNSSEKGIKIFKGKVIADNMDELKSFGDELRNQMGSGVGVLISQIEDKVGIVAVVSDDLIKEKKLSAGKIVGELAKLVGGGGGGRPHLATAGGKDISGIPAAISKVEKILSVFIQ, encoded by the coding sequence ATGACTTCAAATGAAATAAGAAATCAGTTTCTTAATTTTTTTAAAGATAAAGATCACAAAATAGTTCACTCTTCACCCGTAGTTCCATTTGATGATCCAACTTTGCTATTTACAAACGCAGGTATGAATCAATTCAAAGATGTATTTCTCGGAAAAGGAAAACGAGATTATACACGAGCTGTTGATACTCAAAAATGCATTCGTGTTAGCGGTAAACACAATGATCTCGAGGAAGTAGGTCACGATACATATCACCACACATTTTTTGAAATGCTCGGCAACTGGTCTTTTGGTGATTACTACAAAGCTGAAGCAATTGAATGGGCATGGGAACTGCTTACTAAAATATGGAAGCTTCCGAAAGAAAGATTATGGGCAACAGTTTATAAAGATGACGATGAGGCTTTCAATTTATGGAAAACAAAAACGGATATAAATCCAAAACACATTTTAAAGTTTGGGGAGAAAGATAACTTCTGGGAAATGGGTGATACAGGTCCCTGTGGTCCATGCTCGGAAATTCATATAAATGTTGGCGATGACTTTGAAAACCCGGAATATGTAAATGCAGGTACTCCCGAGTGCATTGAAATCTGGAATCTTGTTTTTATTCAATATAACCGTGATGAAAATGCAAAACTTCACGAGCTTCCGGCTAAACATGTCGATACTGGGATGGGGTTCGAAAGAATTTGTGCGGTTCTTCAAAAGACAAATTCTAATTACGACACTGATATTTTCTATCCTATAATTGAAGAAATAATTAAGCTGAGTAAAATTAAAATTGAAAAAGATCTTTATGCTGAAGCGAAAGAGAAATCAGAAGAAATTAAAATTGCAACCAGAGTAATCGCTGATCATATTCGCTCATTAACTTTTGCAATTGCTGATGGAGCTGTTCCGGGAAATGAAGGGCGTGGTTATGTTTTAAGAAGAATTTTGCGCAGAGCAGCCAGATATGGAAGAAAAATTAATTTAAATGAACCATTTCTATATCAAATTGTTGATGTATTAGTTCAAACGATGGGAGATGTATTCCCCGAAATAAAAGAGAAAAAAGACTACGTTAAAAAAGTAATTAAAGGTGAAGAAGAAAGTTTCAATGCAACACTGGATAGAGGCATTGAGTTATTCGAAGAAATAATTGAAAAGCTGAATAAGAAAAAAGAAAAACAAATTCCCGGCGAAGATGTTTTCAGGCTTTATGATACGTTTGGTTTTCCGGTTGACCTGACTAACATAATGGCAGTTGAAAAAGGATTTTCAATTGATGAAGTTAAATTCAATGAATTGATGAATCAGCAGAAGGACAGAGCACGGGAAGCAACAAAAGAAAAATTCGCTTCCGTAAATGTTGCGTTGAATGATACAAAAGGATTTCAGTTCTCCAGCAATCAGCCGACTGAATTTACCGGCTACGATGAACTCGAATCCCATTCAAAGATCACTGGATTAAGACGAGATGGTAATACTGAATTAATTATTCTCGATAAGTCTCCTTTTTATGTGGAAGCCGGCGGACAGGTTGATGATAAAGGTTTATTAATTACTAAGGAAAATAAATTTAGTGTCATTGATTTGCTGAAAGTTGAAAATAAAATTGTTCACGTGATTGAAAATGATCCCGGGAAAATCCTTCAACCGGAAATTGAGTTGACTGCTGAAGTAGATTCCAAACATCGCTGGGATGTCATGCGAAATCATTCTGTTACTCATTTTCTACATGCTTCTCTGAGAAAAATACTTGGTAATCATGTTCAGCAGGCTGGTTCGTACGTTGGACCGGATCATCTTCGGTTTGATTTTACTCACTTCACCAAACCAAGTCCGGAGGAATTACGGGATATTGAAATTTTAGTGAATGAACAATTACGACGAAACCTTCCTATGATTCATCATAGAAATATTCCATTTGATGAAGCAAAGAAAATGGGGGCGTTGATGTTTTTTGGTGACAAGTACGGTGACAAAGTTAATGTTGTTCAGTTCGGTGATTTTTCTATGGAATTCTGCGGCGGCACTCACGTAAAAAATTCATCTGAAATTGGTTTGTTCAAGATAACAAGTGAAGCATCTGTTGCCAGCGGTGTGAGAAGAATTGAAGCAGTTACCGGAGCCGGAGTTGAAAAATATATTCAATCACAGCTTGAACATATGAAGCAGTTCAGCCACCGGATTGATGAACTTCTCGATACTAAAAAGAAAATGGAAAAAGAAATATCAGATCTCAGGCTGAAAGAAAAACTTGGTCAGCTCGATCATATTCTTTCTTTAAATTCTTCAGAAAAAGGAATAAAAATATTTAAAGGGAAAGTTATAGCGGATAACATGGATGAACTTAAATCTTTCGGTGATGAATTACGAAATCAGATGGGAAGCGGGGTTGGTGTTCTTATTTCCCAAATCGAAGATAAGGTTGGAATTGTTGCTGTTGTCAGCGATGATTTGATTAAAGAAAAAAAACTAAGTGCCGGAAAAATTGTTGGTGAACTTGCAAAACTTGTTGGCGGTGGTGGTGGTGGTCGTCCTCATCTTGCAACTGCGGGAGGGAAAGACATCTCTGGTATTCCGGCTGCAATAAGCAAGGTTGAGAAAATTTTAAGTGTCTTTATTCAATAA
- the radA gene encoding DNA repair protein RadA — MSKTRIKYICSNCGYESLRWLGKCPECESWNSFIEEIIETSKRKPVISKSKYEINTIDSISANEEDRIKTGITEFDRVLGGGLMPGSVILLGGDPGIGKSTLAMQATANINRKVLYATGEESEKQIKLRASRLKIKSSEFFVHAETNLSDIIGAINQLSPSVVVIDSIQTMYRSELDNSPGTITQIRECTALLMEEAKKKHYCVIIIGHVTKEGMIAGPKLLEHIVDTVIQFEGESNHSFRILRAQKNRFGSTNEIGVFEMHEDGLREVNNPSELFLSEREKQTPGSVVTSSIEGTRPILLEVQALVTPSNYGYPQRVSNGFDQRRLSILLAVLEKRANVRVSAANVFVNIAGGIRITEPAADLAVCSAIASSLLDKIIGNQTIIIGEVGLGGEIRSVGHIEKRIQEAKKLGFKSALIPYRNTKELKSSEGITINSYEYLDQVIKEILTN, encoded by the coding sequence ATGTCTAAAACAAGAATAAAATACATCTGCTCAAACTGCGGTTACGAGTCACTTCGCTGGTTAGGTAAGTGCCCGGAATGTGAAAGCTGGAATTCTTTTATTGAAGAAATAATAGAAACCTCCAAACGAAAGCCGGTCATCTCAAAATCAAAATACGAGATAAATACAATTGATTCTATTTCAGCAAATGAAGAAGACAGAATTAAAACGGGAATAACTGAATTCGATCGTGTACTTGGTGGAGGTTTGATGCCGGGTTCTGTGATTCTTCTGGGAGGAGATCCGGGAATTGGAAAATCAACACTTGCAATGCAGGCAACTGCTAACATCAATAGAAAAGTTCTTTATGCAACCGGAGAAGAATCGGAGAAACAAATAAAACTGAGAGCCAGCAGATTGAAAATAAAATCTTCTGAATTTTTTGTTCATGCAGAAACAAACCTTTCAGATATAATCGGTGCGATCAACCAATTATCTCCTTCTGTGGTTGTGATTGATTCAATTCAAACGATGTACAGAAGTGAGCTGGATAATTCACCCGGAACGATTACACAAATCAGAGAATGTACTGCTCTACTTATGGAAGAAGCCAAGAAGAAACATTACTGTGTAATCATTATCGGGCACGTAACAAAAGAAGGAATGATAGCCGGGCCAAAATTACTTGAGCACATAGTTGATACAGTCATTCAGTTTGAAGGTGAATCAAACCATTCATTCCGGATTCTGCGCGCACAAAAAAATCGTTTCGGTAGTACAAATGAAATTGGTGTATTCGAAATGCATGAAGATGGACTGCGTGAAGTCAATAACCCGAGTGAATTATTTTTAAGTGAAAGAGAAAAACAAACTCCCGGTTCTGTTGTTACATCAAGTATAGAAGGAACTCGTCCAATTCTTCTAGAAGTTCAGGCACTTGTAACACCATCCAATTACGGTTATCCGCAAAGAGTTTCAAATGGATTTGATCAAAGAAGGCTTTCAATTTTACTTGCAGTACTAGAGAAAAGAGCGAACGTTCGTGTTTCGGCAGCAAATGTTTTTGTGAACATAGCAGGAGGAATTCGAATAACAGAACCGGCGGCAGATCTTGCAGTTTGTTCTGCAATTGCTTCAAGTCTTCTTGATAAAATCATTGGCAATCAAACGATTATCATCGGTGAAGTCGGGCTCGGCGGTGAAATAAGAAGTGTTGGTCATATTGAAAAACGAATTCAGGAAGCAAAGAAATTAGGATTCAAATCCGCACTTATTCCCTATCGAAATACTAAAGAATTAAAGTCCTCAGAAGGAATAACGATTAATTCATACGAATATTTAGACCAGGTTATAAAGGAGATTTTGACAAATTGA
- a CDS encoding RNA-binding protein → MSKKLFVGSLPWAVNDESLKQAFAPYGKVVSATVVTDRRSGRSKGFGFVEMENDSEAKAAIDALNGSELSGRNIVVNEAKPKEKE, encoded by the coding sequence GTGAGTAAAAAACTTTTTGTGGGAAGTCTCCCATGGGCAGTCAACGACGAAAGTTTAAAACAAGCTTTCGCTCCATACGGTAAAGTTGTTTCTGCCACAGTTGTAACAGATCGCCGGTCCGGACGTTCGAAAGGATTTGGTTTCGTGGAAATGGAAAATGATTCCGAAGCCAAAGCAGCTATCGACGCATTAAATGGTTCTGAGCTTAGCGGCAGGAACATTGTTGTGAACGAAGCAAAACCAAAGGAAAAAGAATAG